One region of Eleutherodactylus coqui strain aEleCoq1 chromosome 5, aEleCoq1.hap1, whole genome shotgun sequence genomic DNA includes:
- the SDHAF1 gene encoding succinate dehydrogenase assembly factor 1, mitochondrial: MIRHSKLQKQVLSLYKQFLRAGKDKPGFVPRIQHEFKKNAKIPRTDVMHIEYLLRRGWRQLDQLKDVHTKQLGAFIRTSSEDKAPPGS; this comes from the coding sequence ATGATCAGGCACAGCAAGCTCCAGAAACAGGTCCTGAGTCTCTACAAACAGTTTTTACGGGCCGGAAAGGACAAACCGGGTTTTGTACCCCGAATCCAGCATGAATTCAAGAAAAATGCCAAAATTCCCCGGACGGACGTCATGCACATAGAATATCTCCTGCGGCGCGGCTGGAGGCAGCTGGACCAGCTGAAGGATGTCCACACTAAACAGCTGGGGGCCTTCATCAGGACATCCTCTGAAGATAAAGCTCCTCCGGGATCATAA